The following proteins come from a genomic window of Triticum aestivum cultivar Chinese Spring chromosome 6A, IWGSC CS RefSeq v2.1, whole genome shotgun sequence:
- the LOC123128687 gene encoding mitogen-activated protein kinase kinase 5, translating to MRPGGPPNARPGLQQQQPGTPGRARRRPXXTLPLPQRDLTSLAVPLPLPPPPSSAPSSTSSSGSGSGSGGASSMPMPMSMTPPNSAGSAPPAPPPLGELERVRRVGSGAGGTVWLVRHAPTGRAYALKVLYGHHDEAVRRQITREIAILRTAEHPSIVRCHGMYEQAGELQILLEYMDGGSLDGRRIASESFLADVARQVLSGIAYLHRCHIVHRDIKPSNLLIDCGRRVKIADFGVGRILNQTMDPCNSSVGTIAYMSPERINTDLNDGNYNGYAGDIWSFGLSILEFYLGRFPLGENLGKQGDWAALMCAICYSESPAAPPTASPELRSFISCCLQKNPAKRPSAAQLLQHRFIASPPPQQPQALAAPPC from the exons ATGCGTCCGGGCGGGCCGCCGAACGCGCGGCCGggcctgcagcagcagcagcccggCACGCCGGGCCGGGCGCGGCGCCGGCC NNNNNNCACGCTCCCGCTCCCGCAGCGCGACCTGACGTCGCTggccgtgccgctgccgctgcccccGCCCCCGTCCTCCGCGCCGTCGTCCACGTCCTCgtccgggtcggggtcggggtcgggcggCGCGTCGTCCATGCCCATGCCCATGTCCATGACCCCGCCCAACTCGGCCGgctccgcgccgcccgcgcccccgccGCTGGGCGAGCTGGAGCGGGTCCGCCGCGTCGGGAGCGGCGCCGGCGGGACGGTGTGGCTGGTGCGGCACGCGCCCACGGGCCGCGCCTACGCGCTCAAGGTGCTCTACGGGCACCACGACGAGGCGGTCCGGCGGCAGATCACGCGGGAGATCGCCATCCTGCGCACGGCGGAGCACCCGTCCATCGTGCGCTGCCACGGCATGTACGAGCAGGCCGGCGAGCTGCAGATCCTGCTCGAGTACATGGACGGCGGGTCGCTGGACGGCCGGCGCATCGCGTCCGAGTCCTTCCTCGCGGACGTGGCGCGGCAGGTGCTGTCGGGGATCGCCTACCTCCACCGGTGCCACATCGTGCACCGCGACATCAAGCCGTCCAACCTGCTCATCGACTGCGGGCGGCGCGTGAAGATCGCCGACTTCGGGGTGGGGCGCATCCTGAACCAGACCATGGACCCCTGCAACTCCTCCGTGGGCACCATCGCGTACATGAGCCCCGAGCGCATCAACACCGACCTCAACGACGGCAACTACAACGGCTACGCCGGCGACATCTGGAGCTTCGGCCTCAGCATCCTCGAGTTCTACCTGGGCCGCTTCCCGCTCGGGGAGAACCTGGGGAAGCAGGGCGACTGGGCGGCCCTCATGTGCGCCATCTGCTACTCCGAGTCGCCGGCGGCGCCGCCCACCGCGTCCCCGGAGCTGCGGAGCTTCATCAGCTGCTGCCTCCAGAAAAACCCGGCGAAGCGGCCGTCCGCGGCGCAGCTGCTGCAGCACCGGTtcatcgcctcgccgccgccgcagcagccgcaggccctcgccgccccgccgtgCTGA